In Castor canadensis chromosome 6, mCasCan1.hap1v2, whole genome shotgun sequence, the genomic window GGTCTATCTGAATGTACTCTTTCCATTGTCTGTATCTATTCTTTCCCAGTAAGTTCCCTTTACTATATTATTTTCACCcataatattttaaatgggaATGCTTACCAAATATTatgcacaaaaatattttactattcaACTAGTAACTCTATTCTATTGCATGTCATCCAATTGGAAATAAAATACAAGTTTTGATCTAAGATTTGCTAAGGTGAGTTTTCTAAGTGCTAGCAGTCTAGAAAACTCATCAAGACATACCTGTTCTGAATCTTGTGATTTTgtggtttcttcatttaaaacataGTGTCCTCTATAAAACTCCTTGACCTTCAGATTCAatgtctcagtttcttttttcaagtTCTCATAACTTGGCAGTGGCTTAATGGCTGTAGCTGAGCCTCTAAATGGTAAAGACTCATCCAGGCTGTTCTGAGATTCCCTCAAGGTAGAGGAATGACTATCTGGGTCAGAATTTATGTCATCTTCATCAAGTTCTTCATTAACCAGAGAGATTGATGAGGGTTTCAGACACACAGAAGAATAATTCTGGCCATACAAAAACCTCAaagtttcttctgtcttccattCAATCAAAGTCTCCTTAAGAACTTTAAGTAAATTTGTCTTTGCAACTTCAGGACACACCTGTACTGAACTACAGGCTGACCTAGAAACTTGGTTTGATTTAGCAAATTTCCTCTTAAAATGCTCAGCACTTTTCTTACTTATGCCTACAAGAGTTATTTCTGACATACTgcatttattttcagaatttgttGAAGCTTTTAATCTTTCATGCGAAGGACTATTTGAAGAAATCTGAGTATTTACTTTCTGTAAAGGAAGTTCATAAGTAGTAGCTTTCTCCTGACTATCTAATCTACAATTACCTAACTCCTCAGTGACAGTTTCTACCATCTgctctttgtctttctgtttggAGTCAGCTTTTTGACcagctttctttttcattatgcTTTTTTTGTGCAGCTGTGGCCTTGTACCCGTTGCATTTGGTCTGTTTCCTGGTAGAATGGAGGAAATGAAGTCTAGCTCGTTATCACTGGTATTATCACTGTAAGTGCTAGAAGAGCTAGATTCATACTCATTTTCAAAATGACCAGGATTGTCAATGTCCGAGGTTTTAATGGCTTCACTGCATAACTGTACTTCTTCTCCTGAATGGCCCCTgtagaagaaaagataaacaaagtaATTATAACAGGAAAGTAAAGTGTCCTACAGTATTTAacttcataattttcaaggtaaaAATTTTTATTCCCCAGGCATACCCTTATTTATAAACTCTGACATATAAATTTCATAAggctttaatttttctatatcaaatatatatatctgATACAGTTCTCatttcatctttcttcctttgcCTGCTTCCCtcgattatttttaaattgttttgagtacagaagaaagaaaaaaacacttcaaTAATCTATCCTAttgaattattttgatttttgccaGCACTCAAAAAATATTACAAGAATTGTTAAGgtttgaaagataaaaaaaaatgagtaaacatTTTCCATCTCTGGTTGATCATCATACAGAAAATTCCACAGAATGAAAAACACAAGAAAGTCAAAGCAGCAAATAAAATTGGCAAATCAACATTTTTCAatgaaagatatttaaatttgaaaattgagTTACAATAGGATGCTAACAATAAAAGATAAAGTTGTCCCTTTGACTATGCCATTTAAATTTCAGATTaagttttaataatattaattatgcTATATAGAGTAAACACAAAGAGTAGCTTTTCTAAATCAACCTGAGACAAACAAGCACACATAAGCAGGTGCTCTCAAACACATATTAGAACTTTAAAACACTGGTTGAAAAAGTTTTGGGATCAAGAAACACACTGTTgaaaattgcaaaagaaaaagaaaaagagctgaaaACAAGGTTgtggatggaagaaaaaaatgacaacattTTTCAGTATTACACATCATTTTTCCACTAGAATCTAACCTATATAGCTAGAGGACCGTCTCTTggatgagaagaaaaggaagaataatttttaaaaattggaataatTCAACTTTCATATATTTCATACTTTCTCTTGGAATTTTAAagcaattatatatttttctttactacTCTAGTTTGAAGCTATAAAGATATAcattaacaaatatttcttaagcTGTGTTGACTATCATGTGACTAAGGGAGTAACTAATAACCAGGAACATTTATTCTGAatgttgaaaaaatttttttttttgggcaatactgaggtttgaattcacaTCCTTGtgctaggaaggcgctctaccagttgaaccctGCCCCAGCCCATAAAAGATCTGTTTTGAGGGATGGTTGGCCAAGCAATACTATGAGGAgggtttagaaaaaaaatcacaacctgGAATTTATATAAATGCTTCAGACACGCTTTCAAATAATCAAATAACTGAaacattaatatattaaaatcttATAAAACCATAAATACCTTTCAACAAATGTAATTGGCACAATCCAATTATCAAAGAAACACAGTATTTGAGATAGAGGCTGCGTTTATATCATATTTCAACAGGTTCAATTAGACTTCCTCAGTAGGAACAGCTGTACAATAAATCATGTAGATCAAACACATCATCTTACCATCACGAAAGGAAAAGCTGAACATGTCAAATATTTCTTTGTGTGGCTAAAATAGGACACTTACAA contains:
- the Rpap2 gene encoding putative RNA polymerase II subunit B1 CTD phosphatase RPAP2 isoform X5, with the protein product MADSELPVSAGGKPRPPSASRSAAGLEMCGKEEKTSTGAKETSALKQEDASKRKAELEAAVKKKIEFERKALRIVEQLLEECITEEFLKECGKFITPAHYSDVVDERSIIKLCGYPLCQKKLGIVPKQKYKISTKTNKVYDITERKCFCSNFCYKASKFFGAQIPKTPVWVRGKERHPDFQLLKEGQRGHSGEEVQLCSEAIKTSDIDNPGHFENEYESSSSSTYSDNTSDNELDFISSILPGNRPNATGTRPQLHKKSIMKKKAGQKADSKQKDKEQMVETVTEELGNCRLDSQEKATTYELPLQKVNTQISSNSPSHERLKASTNSENKCSMSEITLVGISKKSAEHFKRKFAKSNQVSRSACSSVQVCPEVAKTNLLKVLKETLIEWKTEETLRFLYGQNYSSVCLKPSSISLVNEELDEDDINSDPDSHSSTLRESQNSLDESLPFRGSATAIKPLPSYENLKKETETLNLKVKEFYRGHYVLNEETTKSQDSEQLNPSFPLIDSSSQNQIRKRIVLEKLSKVLPGLLGPLQITVGDIYTELKNLVRTFRLTNRNIIHKPTEWTLIAMVLLSFCP
- the Rpap2 gene encoding putative RNA polymerase II subunit B1 CTD phosphatase RPAP2 isoform X4; amino-acid sequence: MADSELPVSAGGKPRPPSASRSAAGLEMCGKEEKTSTGAKETSALKQEDASKRKAELEAAVKKKIEFERKALRIVEQLLEECITEEFLKECGKFITPAHYSDVVDERSIIKLCGYPLCQKKLGIVPKQKYKISTKTNKVYDITERKCFCSNFCYKASKFFGAQIPKTPVWVRGKERHPDFQLLKEGQRGHSGEEVQLCSEAIKTSDIDNPGHFENEYESSSSSTYSDNTSDNELDFISSILPGNRPNATGTRPQLHKKSIMKKKAGQKADSKQKDKEQMVETVTEELGNCRLDSQEKATTYELPLQKVNTQISSNSPSHERLKASTNSENKCSMSEITLVGISKKSAEHFKRKFAKSNQVSRSACSSVQVCPEVAKTNLLKVLKETLIEWKTEETLRFLYGQNYSSVCLKPSSISLVNEELDEDDINSDPDSHSSTLRESQNSLDESLPFRGSATAIKPLPSYENLKKETETLNLKVKEFYRGHYVLNEETTKSQDSEQLNPSFPLIDSSSQNQIRKRIVLEKLSKVLPGLLGPLQITVGDIYTELKNLVRTFRLTPILGIQKHSPENMRFTQFIATLLKELHLKNEDLESLTIIFKTIC
- the Rpap2 gene encoding putative RNA polymerase II subunit B1 CTD phosphatase RPAP2 isoform X3 — its product is MCGKEEKTSTGAKETSALKQEDASKRKAELEAAVKKKIEFERKALRIVEQLLEECITEEFLKECGKFITPAHYSDVVDERSIIKLCGYPLCQKKLGIVPKQKYKISTKTNKVYDITERKCFCSNFCYKASKFFGAQIPKTPVWVRGKERHPDFQLLKEGQRGHSGEEVQLCSEAIKTSDIDNPGHFENEYESSSSSTYSDNTSDNELDFISSILPGNRPNATGTRPQLHKKSIMKKKAGQKADSKQKDKEQMVETVTEELGNCRLDSQEKATTYELPLQKVNTQISSNSPSHERLKASTNSENKCSMSEITLVGISKKSAEHFKRKFAKSNQVSRSACSSVQVCPEVAKTNLLKVLKETLIEWKTEETLRFLYGQNYSSVCLKPSSISLVNEELDEDDINSDPDSHSSTLRESQNSLDESLPFRGSATAIKPLPSYENLKKETETLNLKVKEFYRGHYVLNEETTKSQDSEQLNPSFPLIDSSSQNQIRKRIVLEKLSKVLPGLLGPLQITVGDIYTELKNLVRTFRLTNRNIIHKPTEWTLIAMVLLSLANIRPYSSYICFQRNWNYRLTPILGIQKHSPENMRFTQFIATLLKELHLKNEDLESLTIIFKTIC